The following are encoded in a window of Colletotrichum lupini chromosome 3, complete sequence genomic DNA:
- a CDS encoding VanZ like family protein yields the protein MVLDLHRFLAEPSGQCSSISQLQLQPKPQPKLKLNFISIRAQTSAQARKRKYAEPKLTLTSPSSGVFFALLLVAGYAGLTTLQLGQYVNDKVLHFTTFFLLTIVFYWILDTNRRRTLNLTLTVCTFILGVGSEFLQGFLPNGREFDFYDIVANVVGSLAGIGLCSWYHKRMLERKRRTKTYQAVPGEDEEDVELGEGHETGVVEASGARDGGAGVGAGASSGGRSLEEEVDNWDENQVDDWEEEDGDGDIGGVKSKDMDTGDIGDSKKRAD from the coding sequence ATGGTTCTGGATCTTCATCGATTCCTTGCAGAGCCGAGTGGACAATGTAGCTCCATCTCTCAGCTTCAGCTCCAGCCTAAGCCCCAGCCCAAGCTCAAGCTCAACTTCATCTCCATTCGAGCTCAAACTTCAGCTCAAGCTCGCAAACGCAAGTACGCAGAACCCAAGCTAACACTCACCTCCCCCTCCTCAGGCGTCTTCTtcgccctcctcctcgtcgcaGGCTACGCGGGCCTAACAACCCTCCAACTCGGCCAATACGTAAACGACAAGGTCCTCCACTTCACAaccttcttcctcctcacCATCGTCTTCTACTGGATCCTCGACACCAACCGCCGCCGCACCCTCAACCTCACCCTCACCGTCTGCACCTTCATCCTCGGCGTCGGCTCCGAGTTCCTCCAGGGCTTCCTCCCCAACGGCCGCGAGTTCGACTTCTACGACATCGTCGCCAACGTCGTCGGCTCGCTCGCGGGCATCGGCCTGTGCTCGTGGTACCACAAGCGCATGCTCGAGCGCAAGCGCCGCACCAAGACGTACCAGGCTGTCCCCGgagaggacgaggaggatgTAGAGCTTGGTGAGGGACATGAGACTGGTGTTGTTGAGGCTAGTGGTGCGAGGGACGGGGGCGCTGGTGTTGGTGCTGGTGCTAGCAGTGGAGGCAGGTCGCTTGAGGAGGAAGTGGACAATTGGGATGAGAACCAGGTGGATGACTGGGAAGAGGAAGATGGCGATGGTGACATCGGCGGAGTCAAGAGCAAGGATATGGATACGGGAGATATTGGCGACTCCAAGAAGCGGGCTGATTAA